A single region of the Streptomyces sp. NBC_01803 genome encodes:
- a CDS encoding SDR family oxidoreductase, with the protein MATHVITGAGSGIGAALARRLAERGDALWLWARDAGRAKELAGRFPGARTLVGDLAEPERLSWALGHQSPPDRIDSLLHVAGVVDLGEIGELTPKIWQATLAANLVAPAELTRLLLPQLRAARGHVLFVNSGAGLRAHPGWAAYAASKHGLKALADALRGEEAANGVRVTSVYPGRTATPMQEKVHRQEGAEYDADRWMTADSVATTVLTALDLPRGSEITDLSVRPAG; encoded by the coding sequence ATGGCGACACATGTGATCACGGGTGCGGGGTCGGGAATCGGCGCGGCGCTCGCGCGACGGCTCGCGGAGCGCGGCGACGCGCTGTGGCTGTGGGCGCGCGACGCGGGGCGCGCGAAGGAGCTCGCGGGGCGTTTTCCCGGCGCGCGCACGCTCGTCGGGGATCTGGCCGAGCCGGAGCGCCTGTCCTGGGCGCTCGGCCACCAGTCGCCGCCCGACCGGATCGACTCGCTGCTGCACGTCGCCGGCGTCGTGGACCTCGGGGAGATCGGCGAGCTGACGCCGAAGATCTGGCAGGCCACCCTCGCCGCCAATCTGGTGGCCCCGGCCGAGCTGACCCGGCTGCTGCTGCCGCAGCTGAGGGCGGCCCGGGGCCATGTCCTCTTCGTGAACTCGGGCGCCGGGCTGCGCGCCCACCCGGGGTGGGCCGCGTACGCCGCGAGCAAGCACGGCCTGAAGGCCCTCGCCGACGCGCTGCGCGGCGAGGAGGCGGCCAACGGGGTGCGGGTCACCAGCGTCTACCCGGGCCGCACCGCGACACCGATGCAGGAGAAGGTGCACCGGCAGGAGGGCGCGGAGTACGACGCGGACCGCTGGATGACGGCCGACTCGGTGGCCACCACCGTCCTGACCGCCCTCGACCTGCCGCGCGGCTCGGAGATCACCGATCTGAGCGTGCGCCCGGCCGGGTGA
- a CDS encoding carbon-nitrogen hydrolase family protein: MRIAASQLAAGVSPSENLAVIAEQVTRAAAEGADAVVFPEAAMARFGIPLGPVAEPLDGPWATRVRALADSAGVLVVAGMFTPADDGRVRNTLLITGRGVDTHYDKLHLYDAYGFAESATVAPGERAVTAVLDGVTIGFATCYDVRFPGLFTRLAEEGARVILLSASWGAGPGKREQWELLVRARALDSTSWVVATGQADPATVGTPPATTAPTGIGHSMVVSPLGEVRARLGAEPGLLVTDLDPAETDHARRAIPVLANRRRDIS; the protein is encoded by the coding sequence GTGCGCATCGCAGCGAGCCAACTGGCGGCCGGGGTCTCACCCTCGGAGAACCTGGCGGTCATCGCCGAGCAGGTCACGCGCGCGGCGGCCGAGGGGGCCGACGCCGTGGTCTTCCCCGAGGCCGCCATGGCGCGGTTCGGTATCCCGCTCGGACCGGTCGCCGAGCCGCTGGACGGGCCGTGGGCGACGCGGGTGCGCGCCCTCGCGGACAGCGCCGGAGTGCTGGTGGTGGCGGGGATGTTCACCCCGGCGGACGACGGTCGGGTGCGGAACACCCTGCTGATCACGGGCCGGGGCGTGGACACGCACTACGACAAGCTGCACCTGTACGACGCCTACGGCTTCGCGGAGTCGGCCACCGTCGCGCCCGGCGAACGAGCCGTCACCGCCGTGCTCGACGGCGTGACCATCGGCTTCGCCACCTGCTACGACGTGCGGTTCCCCGGCCTGTTCACCCGGCTGGCCGAGGAGGGCGCGCGGGTGATCCTGCTGTCCGCCTCGTGGGGAGCGGGCCCGGGCAAGCGCGAGCAGTGGGAGCTGCTGGTCCGTGCCCGGGCGCTGGACAGCACGAGCTGGGTGGTCGCGACCGGGCAGGCTGACCCGGCCACGGTCGGCACGCCACCCGCGACCACGGCCCCGACCGGCATCGGCCACAGCATGGTGGTCTCCCCGCTGGGCGAGGTACGTGCCCGGCTCGGCGCCGAACCGGGCCTGCTCGTCACGGACCTGGACCCGGCCGAGACGGACCACGCCCGGCGGGCGATCCCGGTCCTGGCCAACCGCCGCCGCGACATCTCCTGA
- the mnmA gene encoding tRNA 2-thiouridine(34) synthase MnmA — protein sequence MTDTFPRRRSRVLAAMSGGVDSAVAAARAAEAGHEVTGVHLALSANPASFRTGARGCCTIEDSRDARRAADVIGIPFYVWDLAERFRQDVVEDFIEEYRAGRTPNPCLRCNEKIKFAALLDKSLALGFDAVCTGHYATVVRSGDGQRELHRAADLAKDQSYVLGVLDDRQLAHAMFPLGDTRSTKDEIRAEAERRGLAVARKPDSHDICFIADGDTQGFLAGHLGSAEGDVLDERGRRIGTHQGAHGFTIGQRRGLRIGHPAADGKPRYVLDISPVDNTVTVGPAEALDIVALTAIRPRWCGAPPAGPGAYTAQLRAHGGETPVTAETVGEELRVRFDRPVRGVAPGQAIVLYDGTRVVGSATIATTQRPVGAVG from the coding sequence ATGACTGACACCTTTCCCAGGCGCCGCTCGCGCGTGCTGGCCGCGATGTCCGGCGGCGTGGACTCCGCCGTCGCCGCGGCGCGCGCCGCCGAGGCAGGACACGAGGTGACCGGCGTCCATCTCGCGCTCTCGGCGAACCCCGCCTCGTTCCGCACCGGCGCCCGCGGCTGCTGCACCATCGAGGACTCCCGCGACGCGCGCCGCGCCGCCGACGTCATCGGCATCCCGTTCTACGTGTGGGACCTCGCCGAACGCTTCCGGCAGGACGTGGTCGAGGACTTCATCGAGGAGTACCGCGCGGGCCGCACGCCCAACCCGTGTCTGCGCTGCAACGAGAAGATCAAGTTCGCCGCGCTGCTCGACAAGTCGCTGGCCCTGGGCTTCGACGCCGTCTGCACCGGCCACTACGCCACCGTCGTCCGCTCCGGGGACGGGCAGCGGGAGCTGCACCGCGCCGCCGACCTCGCCAAGGACCAGAGCTATGTGCTCGGCGTGCTGGACGACCGGCAGCTCGCCCACGCCATGTTCCCGCTGGGCGACACCCGCTCCACCAAGGACGAGATCCGCGCCGAGGCCGAACGGCGCGGGCTCGCCGTCGCCAGGAAGCCGGACAGCCACGACATCTGCTTCATCGCGGACGGCGACACGCAGGGCTTCCTGGCCGGCCACCTGGGCTCGGCCGAGGGCGACGTCCTCGACGAGCGGGGGCGCCGGATCGGCACCCACCAGGGAGCGCACGGCTTCACCATCGGCCAGCGCCGCGGCCTGCGGATCGGTCACCCGGCTGCGGACGGCAAGCCGCGCTACGTGCTGGACATCTCGCCGGTGGACAACACGGTGACGGTCGGTCCCGCCGAGGCGCTGGACATCGTGGCCCTGACCGCGATCCGGCCTCGCTGGTGCGGCGCGCCGCCCGCCGGGCCCGGCGCGTACACCGCGCAGCTGCGGGCACACGGCGGCGAGACCCCGGTGACGGCCGAGACCGTGGGGGAGGAGCTGCGGGTGCGGTTCGACCGGCCGGTGCGCGGGGTGGCCCCGGGGCAGGCGATCGTGCTGTACGACGGGACGCGGGTGGTCGGCTCGGCGACGATCGCGACGACCCAGCGGCCGGTCGGGGCCGTCGGCTGA
- a CDS encoding cysteine desulfurase family protein: protein MPYLDHAATTPMLPEAIAAMTAHLPATGNASALHGSGRRARRAVEEGRETLAAALGARPSEVVFTAGGTEADNLAVKGLFWARRDADPRRVRVLASPVEHHAVLDAVRWLADHEGARVEWLPVDRYGRVPPSALREALARDPDDVALVTVMWANNEIGTVQPVAELAAVAREHGIPMHADAVQAVGQLTVDFAASGLAAVTVSGHKIGGPYGIGALLLGRDWAPTPVLHGGGQEREVRSGTLDVPAIAGFAVAAELAAARREDFAREIGALRDELVAAVTAAVPDAVLGGDPDPAGRLPGNAHFAFPGCEGDSLLLLLDARGIECSTGSACTAGVAQPSHVLLAAGADPDLARGTLRFSLGHTSTKEDVTAVAEAIGPAVERARTAGLT, encoded by the coding sequence ATGCCGTATCTCGACCACGCCGCGACCACGCCGATGCTCCCCGAGGCCATCGCGGCGATGACCGCCCACCTCCCCGCCACCGGGAACGCCTCGGCCCTGCACGGCTCCGGACGGCGGGCCAGACGCGCCGTGGAGGAGGGGCGCGAGACGCTGGCCGCGGCCCTGGGCGCGCGGCCCAGCGAGGTGGTCTTCACAGCCGGCGGTACCGAGGCGGACAACCTGGCGGTCAAGGGCCTGTTCTGGGCCCGCCGGGACGCCGACCCGCGCCGCGTCCGGGTGCTGGCCAGCCCGGTGGAGCATCACGCGGTGCTGGACGCCGTGCGGTGGCTGGCCGACCACGAGGGCGCCCGGGTGGAGTGGCTGCCGGTGGACCGATACGGCCGGGTGCCCCCCAGCGCGTTGCGCGAGGCGCTGGCGCGCGACCCGGACGACGTCGCCCTGGTCACCGTGATGTGGGCCAACAACGAGATCGGCACCGTCCAGCCGGTCGCCGAGCTGGCCGCCGTCGCCCGCGAGCACGGCATCCCGATGCACGCCGACGCGGTGCAGGCCGTCGGCCAGCTCACCGTCGACTTCGCCGCCTCCGGCCTGGCCGCCGTCACCGTCTCGGGGCACAAGATCGGCGGCCCGTACGGCATCGGGGCCCTGCTGCTCGGCCGGGACTGGGCCCCGACCCCCGTGCTGCACGGTGGTGGCCAGGAGCGCGAGGTCCGTTCCGGCACCCTGGACGTGCCCGCCATCGCGGGCTTCGCCGTCGCCGCCGAGCTGGCCGCCGCTCGGCGCGAGGACTTCGCCCGCGAGATCGGCGCGCTGCGCGACGAGCTGGTCGCGGCCGTCACCGCCGCCGTGCCGGACGCGGTGCTCGGCGGCGACCCGGACCCGGCCGGACGGCTGCCGGGCAACGCCCACTTCGCTTTCCCCGGCTGCGAGGGCGACTCCCTGCTGCTGCTCCTCGACGCGCGGGGCATCGAGTGCTCCACCGGCTCGGCCTGCACCGCGGGCGTCGCCCAGCCCAGCCACGTGCTGCTGGCCGCCGGGGCCGACCCGGACCTGGCGCGTGGCACGCTGCGCTTCAGCCTGGGCCACACCTCGACCAAGGAGGACGTGACCGCCGTGGCGGAGGCGATCGGCCCGGCGGTCGAACGGGCCCGCACGGCGGGGCTCACCTGA
- a CDS encoding N-acetylmuramoyl-L-alanine amidase: protein MGEHSGGRSTTRATGRPGRRALLVAGATGVVGVGGLAARDTLSRLWWRHSGVEAPRVTGEVDHPGAEWVPASSANYRRANRPRDYPIDRVVVHMPEATYPITLRVFQDPEHGACTHYVVRSTDGHIAQLARELDVAFHAGHRGFNERSVGIEHEGWADDPSYLTDALYESSAALVAGICERYGIPVDREHIVGHNEVPDVVRICPGPHWDWDRYIELVRRAAGAVS, encoded by the coding sequence ATGGGCGAGCATTCCGGTGGGCGATCCACCACCCGGGCCACCGGACGGCCGGGCCGCCGCGCGCTGTTGGTGGCCGGGGCCACGGGAGTGGTCGGCGTGGGCGGACTCGCCGCGCGGGACACGCTCTCCCGGCTGTGGTGGCGGCACTCGGGGGTCGAGGCGCCGCGCGTGACGGGCGAGGTGGACCACCCCGGCGCGGAGTGGGTCCCGGCCTCCTCGGCGAACTACCGGCGGGCGAACCGGCCCCGGGACTACCCGATCGACCGCGTGGTCGTCCACATGCCGGAGGCGACGTACCCGATCACGCTGCGGGTCTTCCAGGACCCGGAGCACGGCGCGTGCACGCACTACGTGGTGCGGTCGACCGACGGGCACATAGCGCAGCTCGCGCGGGAGCTGGACGTCGCGTTCCACGCGGGGCACCGGGGCTTCAACGAGCGGAGCGTCGGCATCGAGCACGAGGGCTGGGCGGACGACCCGTCGTATCTGACGGACGCGCTGTACGAGTCGTCGGCCGCGCTGGTGGCGGGCATCTGCGAGCGGTACGGCATCCCGGTCGACCGGGAGCACATCGTCGGGCACAACGAGGTGCCGGACGTGGTGCGGATCTGCCCGGGGCCGCACTGGGACTGGGACCGCTATATCGAGCTGGTGCGCCGGGCCGCCGGGGCCGTCAGTTGA
- a CDS encoding Dps family protein, with amino-acid sequence MYAIKSTLPDATLKIVGEALQGALVDLIDLSLVAKQTHWNIIGPRFRSVHLQLDEVVETARVQSDTVAERAAALGLSPDGRASTVTSATGIAKVADGWQQDTQAIRTMVDALGAVIVRMRERLDDVGPVDTVTQDVIIQLTKELEKHHWMFQAENGSA; translated from the coding sequence ATGTATGCCATCAAGAGCACGCTGCCGGATGCCACCCTCAAGATCGTCGGGGAGGCACTCCAGGGCGCGCTGGTGGATCTCATCGATCTCTCGCTGGTCGCCAAGCAGACCCACTGGAACATCATCGGCCCCCGGTTCCGCTCCGTTCATCTCCAGCTCGACGAGGTCGTGGAGACCGCGCGCGTCCAGTCCGACACGGTCGCGGAACGCGCCGCCGCGCTCGGCCTGTCACCGGACGGGCGCGCCTCGACGGTGACGTCCGCGACGGGCATCGCGAAGGTCGCCGACGGCTGGCAGCAGGACACCCAGGCGATCCGCACGATGGTCGACGCCCTCGGCGCGGTGATCGTCCGGATGCGCGAACGCCTCGACGACGTCGGCCCGGTGGACACGGTCACGCAGGACGTGATCATCCAGCTCACGAAGGAGCTGGAGAAGCACCACTGGATGTTCCAGGCGGAGAACGGCAGCGCCTGA
- a CDS encoding enhanced serine sensitivity protein SseB C-terminal domain-containing protein, producing the protein MSAGRSVEELLPLITADRLDTYEELLAALAGSEVWMLLWHGGPGEPESQYGSVEVAGHGYAPGVSSERELAASGWTRRHEVVSGRDIAAALYPEHWGLWLNPHAPGGGLGIPWLDLRRIAGGLDRLPAGPLRITEPSIRADAFYERLVALARRTPVLRSLRRAWVRPARGPAYLVIGLDVDDPGERTATAVRWMMSQAIVAVPAGLPVGTVAMADAYDPVAMWLRAHARPFYDRDAPGPAPQGQDPAGLRRHGYGYPRPY; encoded by the coding sequence GTGAGTGCGGGACGAAGCGTCGAGGAGCTGCTGCCCCTGATCACCGCCGACCGGCTGGACACCTATGAGGAGCTGCTGGCCGCGCTGGCCGGGAGCGAGGTGTGGATGCTGCTGTGGCACGGCGGCCCCGGGGAGCCCGAGTCCCAGTACGGCAGCGTGGAGGTCGCGGGCCACGGCTACGCGCCGGGCGTCTCCTCCGAGCGGGAGCTCGCCGCCAGCGGCTGGACGCGCCGGCACGAGGTCGTCAGCGGCCGGGACATCGCCGCCGCGCTCTATCCCGAGCACTGGGGCCTGTGGCTCAACCCGCACGCGCCGGGCGGCGGCCTGGGCATCCCGTGGCTGGACCTGCGCCGGATCGCGGGCGGTCTCGACCGGCTGCCCGCCGGGCCGCTGCGGATCACCGAGCCGAGCATCCGGGCGGACGCCTTCTACGAACGGCTCGTCGCGCTCGCCCGCCGCACGCCGGTGCTGCGCAGCCTGCGCCGGGCCTGGGTGCGGCCGGCGCGCGGCCCGGCGTATCTGGTGATCGGGCTGGACGTGGACGATCCGGGGGAGCGGACCGCGACAGCGGTGCGGTGGATGATGAGCCAGGCCATCGTGGCGGTGCCCGCCGGGCTCCCGGTGGGCACGGTGGCCATGGCCGACGCCTACGACCCGGTGGCGATGTGGCTGCGCGCCCACGCCCGTCCGTTCTACGACCGCGACGCTCCCGGCCCCGCGCCCCAGGGGCAGGACCCGGCCGGGCTCCGCCGGCACGGCTACGGCTACCCGCGCCCGTACTGA